The proteins below are encoded in one region of Colletotrichum lupini chromosome 5, complete sequence:
- a CDS encoding bZIP transcription factor: MPRPTATQSLHMDHSLPLNMYDDMDAFLDMEALYVYDETEQYLDTASSSESTSPIISTFDMTFVNDFNGTDQGIYPSPMSSSRDTASPQPTMDEKAGTTKGPAKRKRENRYKNAPPSVLSRRRAQNRASQRAYRERKDQRIKDLEVMLSDQKQKNDSLSQAYSALHAEFLKIRGAQARSAQQQQHQHMPRHPAAPAMAYDPTAAAHMGMSSHPGAMEFADNMFMFQDMQTYTL; this comes from the exons ATGCCTCGCCCCACTGCCACCCAATCATTACACATGGACCACTCACTGCCACTCAACATGTACGACGACATGGATGCATTCTTGGATATGGAAGCACTGTACGTCTATGACGAAACAGAGCAGTACTTGGACACTGCCAGCTCATCTGAGTCAACGAGCCCCATTATCTCAACC TTTGACATGACCTTTGTAAACGACTTCAATGGCACCGACCAAGGCATTTATCCTAGCCCAATGAGCTCCTCCCGCGATACAGCATCACCTCAGCCTACCATGGATGAGAAAGCTGGAACAACCAAGGGCCCAGCCAAGAGAAAGCGTGAAAATCGTTACAAGAATGCGCCCCCTTCGGTGCTCTCA CGTCGTCGAGCACAAAACAGAGCCTCACAAAGAGCATACCGCGAGCGCAAAGATCAGCGCATAAAGGATCTCGAGGTCATGCTCTCAGACCAGAAGCAGAAGAATGACTCCCTTAGCCAAGCCTACTCTGCCCTCCACGCCGAGTTCCTCAAGATTCGGGGAGCGCAAGCGAGGTCGGcgcaacaacagcaacatCAACACATGCCGCGACACCCAGCCGCGCCGGCAATGGCTTACGATCCGACGGCCGCCGCCCACATGGGCATGTCGTCACACCCAGGCGCGATGGAATTCGCGGACAACATGTTCATGTTTCAGGATATGCAGACTTACACCCTCTAA